One stretch of Microbacterium terrae DNA includes these proteins:
- a CDS encoding aromatic ring-hydroxylating oxygenase subunit alpha has protein sequence MTIAEYLPVDGIEEAIALGPNGADVTSKVPFAMTKPHEVPAERYYSREFYELEKKHLWPKVWQMAAREEELPHPGDFVEYEIVGQSILIVRQPDMSVKALHNACRHRATELASGCGRFPGNQIVCPFHGWRWKTDGQISHVFGREGFSDEAVDPLNINLREAQCETWGGHVWINLDLEAPSLIESLFPAANILERQGVQRMKAKWWKESIINCNWKLAQEAFFEGWHVKQTHPQLWTYKEVDGEEEINKQNVAYTPFLNGHGRFQSGDARSSYGGKPDFLHSARMNWSGQDAMTLERDVTIFESVAGELDTSTPEYTMKAIGALYEFYKGAGIPAPPFTPEVMKLWGGDIHLFPNYLMLPMYANSLAYRIRPYNDDPDWCRFEVWSLTTYPEGEDRGRLTLTGRYDKDDDDHWGLIPRQDFANLERMQRGIKNQSLGHTTLAEQWEITISNMHQELDRRLAAEL, from the coding sequence ATGACCATCGCTGAATATCTGCCGGTTGACGGCATCGAAGAAGCGATCGCGCTGGGTCCCAACGGAGCCGACGTGACCTCGAAGGTCCCGTTCGCCATGACAAAGCCCCACGAGGTACCGGCGGAGCGCTACTACTCCCGCGAGTTCTACGAGCTCGAGAAGAAGCACCTCTGGCCGAAGGTCTGGCAGATGGCCGCGCGCGAGGAGGAGTTGCCGCACCCGGGTGACTTCGTCGAGTACGAGATCGTCGGCCAGTCCATCCTGATCGTCCGCCAGCCGGACATGAGCGTGAAGGCCCTGCACAACGCCTGCCGCCATCGCGCGACCGAGCTCGCCAGCGGCTGCGGCCGGTTCCCCGGCAACCAGATCGTGTGCCCGTTCCACGGGTGGCGCTGGAAGACGGACGGACAGATCAGCCACGTGTTCGGCCGCGAGGGCTTCAGCGACGAGGCGGTAGACCCGTTGAACATCAATCTGCGCGAGGCGCAGTGCGAGACCTGGGGCGGTCACGTGTGGATCAACCTCGATCTCGAGGCTCCGTCGCTGATCGAATCGCTGTTCCCAGCTGCGAACATCCTCGAGCGCCAGGGCGTGCAGCGCATGAAGGCGAAATGGTGGAAAGAGTCCATCATCAACTGCAACTGGAAGCTCGCGCAGGAGGCATTCTTCGAGGGGTGGCACGTCAAGCAGACGCACCCTCAGCTGTGGACCTACAAGGAGGTCGACGGCGAGGAGGAGATCAACAAGCAGAACGTCGCCTACACGCCCTTCCTCAATGGCCATGGCCGCTTCCAGAGCGGTGACGCACGTTCCAGCTACGGAGGAAAGCCGGACTTCCTGCACTCCGCCCGCATGAACTGGTCGGGTCAGGATGCGATGACCCTCGAGCGCGACGTCACGATCTTCGAGTCGGTCGCCGGTGAGTTGGACACGAGCACGCCCGAGTACACGATGAAGGCTATCGGAGCATTGTACGAGTTCTACAAGGGTGCAGGCATCCCCGCCCCGCCTTTCACGCCCGAGGTCATGAAGCTGTGGGGTGGAGACATCCATCTGTTCCCGAACTACCTCATGCTTCCGATGTACGCGAACTCGCTGGCGTACCGCATCCGCCCCTACAACGATGACCCGGACTGGTGCCGTTTCGAGGTCTGGTCGCTGACCACGTACCCCGAGGGTGAGGATCGCGGGCGTCTCACGCTCACTGGTCGCTACGACAAGGATGACGACGACCACTGGGGCCTGATCCCGCGCCAGGACTTCGCCAACCTCGAGCGCATGCAGCGAGGCATCAAGAACCAGAGCCTGGGTCATACGACGCTTGCCGAGCAGTGGGAGATCACGATCTCGAACATGCACCAGGAGCTCGACCGTCGACTGGCTGCGGAGCTCTGA
- a CDS encoding ferredoxin — MSSEPIRIKLDRTVCDGFGTCALHAPEVFSLDDWGYPSLRGSNEVAPERVSGVRRAILDCPAHAIAELDGPATIPTGGEPGTARSARPDALWPREKRPPAPDKQ, encoded by the coding sequence ATGAGCTCGGAACCCATCCGCATCAAGCTGGACCGGACCGTCTGCGACGGCTTCGGCACCTGCGCACTCCATGCTCCGGAGGTGTTCTCTCTGGACGACTGGGGCTATCCGTCGCTGCGTGGCAGCAACGAAGTCGCCCCGGAGCGCGTCTCAGGCGTGCGCCGGGCGATCCTGGACTGTCCCGCGCATGCGATAGCCGAGCTTGACGGCCCCGCGACGATCCCGACCGGGGGAGAACCCGGCACGGCGCGGTCGGCGCGACCCGACGCCCTGTGGCCGCGAGAAAAAAGACCCCCGGCCCCCGACAAGCAGTGA
- a CDS encoding 2Fe-2S iron-sulfur cluster-binding protein: MPADVELEVNPGESVAEAAWRQGWVWPTQCWGQADCLSCFTRIVDGEQDAVPAEDLELDAIRLKMTGKMRTDGQVRLACQLRCTGTALVLEKRGFRREIPEDNNMLTAEAEPSRA; the protein is encoded by the coding sequence ATGCCCGCCGACGTCGAACTCGAGGTCAACCCGGGTGAGTCGGTCGCAGAGGCCGCCTGGCGACAGGGCTGGGTCTGGCCGACGCAGTGCTGGGGTCAGGCGGACTGCCTCAGCTGCTTCACTCGCATCGTCGACGGAGAGCAGGATGCCGTACCCGCCGAAGACCTCGAACTGGATGCGATCCGGCTCAAGATGACCGGCAAGATGCGCACCGACGGACAGGTGCGCCTGGCGTGCCAGCTCCGGTGTACCGGTACTGCACTCGTCCTCGAGAAGCGCGGGTTCCGGCGGGAGATTCCCGAGGACAACAACATGCTCACGGCTGAGGCAGAGCCCAGCCGAGCATGA